In Novosphingobium sp. RL4, the sequence GTCCGCTGTTCGCCGCCATCGCCAAGGACGAGCAGGTCGAAGCCGGCCTGCGCAGCCGCGCCCGCCAGCTCGCCGCCGTGCTCGGCGTCGATGCGATCGAGGATGTCGTCGATGAACGCGGCGAGCCGATCGGCAAGCCTGATGCCAAGACGGGCGCGGTTGCCGCGCCCGCCGGAGAATGACAATGGTTGAGACTAAGCGCATGACGGCATCGGTGTTCAAATCCAGCCGTGCGAAGGTCGTTCCGCTGATCGCGCTGGCGCTCGTCGCCGGCCTTTCCGGGTGCAAGTCGAACAGCAAGGGCCCCAAGACCCCCACCGTGGGTGAACGCGTGCCGATCCTTTCGCGAATCGAAAGCGGTGCGAAGGTCGATCCCTCGCTCGAAGCGGTCTCGGTGATCCTGCCCCCGGCCGAAGCCAATGCCGAATGGGCACAGGCGGGCGGCAATGCCGGCAAGTCCTACGGCCACCTCGCGCTGGCCGACCATCCGGGCAAGGTCTGGACCGCGCAGATTGCCGGTTCCACCCCCCGCGCCCGTCTGGCCGCAGCGCCTGTCATCGGCGAGGACAAGCTCTTCGTGATGGACACCGCGGGCGTCGTCCACGCCTTCGACGCCAAGACCGGCGCGCACTTGTGGACCAAGGACTTCGCCGTTTCGGGTGACGGTTCGCAGTCGATCTTCGGCGGCGGCGTCAGCTACGATTCGGGCAACCTCTACGTCACCACCGGCCTCGGCGAAGTCGCCGCGCTCAAGGCGGCGGACGGCAGCCAGATCTGGACTAAGAAGCCCGGCGGCCCGCTGCGCGGTTCGCCGACGATCTCGTTCAACTCGGTCTACGTGATCTCGCAGGACAACCAGATCTTCGCGCTCAATGCCGCCGACGGCAATGTGCTGTGGAACGAGTCCGGCTCGCTCTCGCAGGCCGGCGTGTTCGGCGTGGCGGCTCCGGCGGCCGGGCAGGGCACCGTGATCGCGGGTTATTCCTCGGGCGAACTGGTGGCCTACCGTTACGAGAACGGCCGCCAGCTCTGGTCTGACGCACTGGCGCGCACTTCGATCTCGACCGAAGTGGGCAGCCTTACCGACGTCGACGCAGACCCGATCATCGATCGCGGCCGTGTCTACGCGCTGGGCCAGGGCGGCCGCATGGCCGCTTACGAACTCGTCACCGGGCAGCGCATCTGGGAGCTCAACCTCGCGGGCATCTCGACCCCGATTGTCGTGGGAGACTGGGTCTTCACGCTGGATGATCACGCCGAGATTCTCGCGATCGCCCGCACCACCGGCAAGGTCCGCTGGCTGACCCAGCTCGCGCGCTACGCCAAGGAAAAGAAGCGCAAGGGTCCGATCTTCTGGGTCGGCCCGGTGCTCGCCGGGAACAAGCTGTGGGTCGCCAATTCGCGCGGCGAAGTCGGCACCGTCGATCCCACGACCGGCAAGCTGACGCCCTTCGTGGAACTGAGCGATGCCGTTTCGCTGGCACCGGTCGTGGCCAACCAGACGCTCTACGTGCTGGACGATTCGGGCCAGATCAGCGCTTATCGTTGAACGGCCCCGCTCATGGGCCCCGTCCATCGGCGGCATCCTGAAAACGGCTCGTGCCTCCCGGGAGGCGCGGGCCGTTTTCGCATCCCGCTGCGTTTCTCACCCCTTAACCAATTGCGGCTAGTCCCTCGGGCATGAGCAGCGCCCCGAATTCCGCGAAAGACCTGCCCCCGAGCGACGTTTCCGCCGGTGTCGGCCTGTCCGGGCTGGCGGCGCTGCTTGCCTGGCTCATGGTCTGTCGCAACTGGGCCGCCATTGCCGAAGCCCTGGCGCTTCCCGGCCCGCACGCACCGATGAGCGGGCCTTACGCCTCCGTCGCCACGCTTTTCGTGACGGGCACGGCGATGGCGCTCTGGTCCGTGTTCGTGGACAAGGTCCACCGCCGCCCTTCCACCGGAATCGACTGGAACCTGCGCCGCCCGCTCGCCGAAGCGGTGGACGTGTCAGTCACCAAGCTGGCCGGGCTCTGGGCCACCTGGGCGCTGATAGGCGTGTTCTACTGCATCGGCCGCTGGTACTGGGACGGGCAGTACCTCTTCGCGATGGAGGTGATCGGCGCTGCGGCGCTGCCGGTCTTCGTGCTCTCGATCCCCTATGTGCTCTGGCTGGATCGCCGGCTGATCGATCCGCGCGACCAGGCCTGGCACTTCGGCGCCCTGCTGATCGGCCGCGATGCCTGGGACGTCGAGGCGGTGAAGAAGCATGGCCGCGCCTGGGCCATCAAGGCCTTCTTCGGCGCCTTCATGATCTCGATCCTGCCCGGCGGCTTCGCACAGGTCGTCGAGGCGAACTTCGGTGCCATGGTGCACGATCCGGTCCCGCTCGCCTCCACGGTGATCGCGCTGCTGTTCCTGATCGACGTGCAGATCGGCACTGTGGGCTACATCTTCACCTTCCGCCCGCTCGATGCCCATATCCGCAGCGGCAATCCCCTGCTGGCGGGCTGGGTGGCGGCGCTGATGTGCTATCCGCCCTTCGTCTGGGGCACCATGGGCCGTGCCGACGTGCTGGGCTACGAGGTCAATACCCCCGGCTGGTCCTACTGGCTGGCGGGCCACGATGCGCTGCTGTGGCTCTGGGCGGGGTTCATGGTGTTCCTCACCGCGGTCTATGCCTGGGCGACTTTCGCTTTCGGCCTGCGCTTCTCCAACCTCACCTACAGGGGCGTGCTGACCAACGGGCCCTATCGCTTCACCCGGCATCCCGCCTACCTGTCGAAGAACCTGTTCTGGTGGACTTCGACGCTGCCGTTCCTCGTCACCAGCCACGCGCTGACCGACATGGTGCGCAACACCGTGCTGCTGGGGGTGGTGAGCGGCATCTACTACTGGCGCGCGCGGACCGAGGAAGCGCACCTGCTGGCCGAGGACGCGAAGTACCGCGCCTATCATGCTTGGATGGCCAGGAACGCGCCGATCACGCGGACGCTGACGAGGCTGGGCGAAAGGCTGCGGCCGAAAGTGCGTGAGCCGCAGGCGGCGGAATAGGGGAAGGCCCTCGCGGTGGCGCTCGGCGCCGCGAAGAGGGCAGGGGAGCCAGGCCCCCTGCCTTAGCCCTTCGGTTTCCTAGAAGCTCTTCAGTGCGTAGACCTTCGACAGGTCGCCGCCCCATTCGCCGTTGTACAGGTCGAGCAGGCGCTGCGCCGGAACCTTGCCGGTGGCGACGATCTCGGCCAGCGGTTCCAGGTAGCCGGTCTCGTTGTCTCCGCCGGCGTTGAGGCGGTTGCGCGAGGCCAGGCCCGAGCGGGAGATGTTCAGCACTTCGCCCGCGATATCGCGCAGGGTACCGCCGCCGCCGCGGAACGACTGGGGCAGTGGTGCGTCGAGGCCCAGTTTCGGCACCGAATTGCGCAGCCGTTCGCGCCCTTCCATGTCCCAGTCCTTGACCAGGTCCCAGGCGGCGTCGAGCGCGGCCTGATCGTAGAGCAGGCCGACCCAGAAGGCGGGCAGGGCGCAGATACGGCCCCACGGGCCGCCATCAGCACCGCGCATTTCGAGGAACGACTTGAGCCGCACTTCGGGGAAGGCGGTTGAAAGATGGTCCGTCCAGTCCGAGATGCGCGGACGTTCGCCGGGGAGCACCGAAAGCTCGCCCTTCAGGAAGTCGCGGAAGGAATGGCCGGCCGCGTCGATGTATTTGCCGTCGCGGAACACGAAGTACATCGGCACGTCGAGCATGTAGTCGACGTAGCGCTCGTAGCCGAAGCCGTCCTCGAACACGAAGGGCAGCATGCCGGTGCGCGCGGGGTCAGTGTCCGACCAGATGTGGCTGCGGTAGGAAAGGAAGCCGTTGGGCTTGCCCTCGGTGAAGGGAGAGGCCGCGAACAGCGCGGTGGCCAGCGGCTGGAGCGCAAGGCTGGTGCGGAACTTCTTCACCATGTCCGCCTCGCTCGAATAGTCGAGGTTGACCTGGATGGTGCAGGTCCGCAGCATCATGTCGAGCCCCATGGAGCCCACGCGCGGCATGTGCCGCAGCATGATGTCGTACCGGCCCTTGGGCATGATCGGAAGCTCTGCGCGGGTCTTGTCGGGCCACATGCCGAGGCCGAGGAACGCCTTGCCGATACGATCGCCGATGGTCTTGACCTGGGCGAGGTGGCGGCCGGTTTCGGCGCATGTCTGGTGCAGGTTTTCGAGGGGCGCGCCCGAAAGTTCGAGCTGGCCCGCCGGTTCGAGGCTGACGGTGCCGTCGCTGCCCTTCATCGCGATGACGTTGCCGCCCTCGATGATGGGTTCCCAGCCGAATTCGGTCAGCGCCATCAGCAGGTCGCGGATTCCGCCTGTTTCGGCATAGGACGGCGCGTGGTGATCGCCCGTGTCGTAGACGAACTTTTCGTGCTCGGTACCGATCCGCCACGCATCGCGCGGCTTTTCGCCCGCGGCCATCGGCGCGGCGAGTTGGTCCAGGCTTTCGATCACCGGATCTTCGCGATCCGAAACCTCACGGGTGCTCATGGGCGCGGAGTTAGTGCGGCCCGCCGCCGGACGCTACAACTTTTTGTACCGAGCGGTTTGTTTCTTTCCGAAACGGCGGTTTCCTGAGGTTTCGCAAGCATGGCGCGCCGGTTCCCGGCTGCCGCTCGCAGCGGGGTATCGGACCGCTTCAAGGCGTGGCCGCAGTGCTTCACCAGTCGCCCGCGGTGGCCATCCACAAGGCGGTGGCGCCGATGCTCGCCGTCTCGCCCCGCAGGATCCGGGGGCCGAGCGTGATCGCCCGCGCCATCGGATGGGCGCGGATGAGAGCACGCTCTTCCTCGTCGAACCCGCCCTCAGGCCCGACCAGCAATGCCGCCGGACCGGCGTGCGCCGCGAACTGCGCGGCCGCCGGGGCGCCGCCGGTCTCGTCTGCGAAGAACAGCGTGCGGCCTTCCGGCCAGTCCCGCAGTAGCGCTTCCAGCTTCAACGGCCCGGCCAGTTCGGGCAGGGCGGTGCGGGCGCACTGCTCGGCCGCCTCGGTCACGATGGTGAGCGCGCGTTCGGGGTTGAGCTTGTCCGCCACGCAGCGGCGCGTGATGACCGGCTGGATGCGCGCCACGCCGAGTTCGGTCGCCTTCTCCATCACGAGGTCGAAGTTGGGCTTCTTGAGCAGCGCCGCGCAGAGCCAGAAGTCCGGCACCGCCTCGCGTTCGCGCAAATGGTCGCGCACTTCCAGGATCACGTCGCGCTTGCCGGCGGAGGTGACGGCACAGGCCCATTCGCCGGTTGCATCGTCGCACAGGATCACCGCGTCGCCGGGCGCGACTCGCATGACCTTGGACAGGTAATGCGCCTGCCCGCCATCGATCACGACGCTGCCGTTCGCGGCCAGCGGGCCGGTGACGAAAAGGCGCGGCGCGCTGCGCGGGGGCCATGCGGGGGTGGCGGCCATGGTCTTGTCGAAACTCCTGAAAACGGGGGCCTGCTTGTCGCGCGAAGCGGCTGCGGGCGCAACCGGGCGCGGGCGTGCACATGTGCACTAAGCACGTTCGGCCATGACATTCCGGTTTCGATGGGCTACTCGTCCGGGCGTGAGCGACTCTCTTCTCGTCCCGGATACGCAGCACCGCGGGCTCATTTCTGCCCTGCCGGCCAAGCCGCGCGCCTACGCCATGCTGGCCCGTTTCGATCGACCGATCGGCTGGTGGCTGCTGTTCTGGCCTTGTGCCTGGGGCGTGCTGCTGGCGGGCGGAGAAGCGCGCTGGGGACTGGTCCTCTGGCTCCTGCTCGGCTCCATCGTCATGCGCGGCGCGGGATGCGTGCTGAACGACATCGTCGATGCCGACCTCGATCGCAAGGTGGCCCGCACCGCGACGCGCCCGGTCGCCAGTGGGCAGGTCAGCGTCAAGGCGGCGTGGGTCTGGCTGCTGTCGCTCTGCGCGATCGGTCTCGTGGTCCTGCTGCAATTGCGCTGGCAGGCGCAGCTCGTGGCATTGGGCAGCGTTGCCCTGGTGGCGGCCTATCCTTTCATGAAGCGGATCACCTGGTGGCCGCAGGCATGGCTGGGCATGGTCTTCACCTGGGGCGCCCTGGTCGGCTGGGTGGAGATCCGGGGAGACAATCTCGCGGTGATCGCCGCGCTCTATGCCGGGTCGATCTTCTGGTGCATCGGCTACGATACGATCTACGCGCTTCAGGACCGCGAGGATGACGCCGTTGTTGGCATCCGTTCCTCAGCCCTGCGTCTCGGCAACCACGTTCGCGGCGGTGTCGCCGGGTTCTACCTTCTGGCGGTAGCGTTCTGGGCTCTGGCCTTCTGGACGCTGCGGCATGACTGGGTGGCGCTGGTCGGCCTGCTGCCGGTGGCTCTGCACCTCGGCTTCCAGGTCGCTACCCTCGATACCGAGGACGGCGAGAATGCGCTCGCGCGGTTCCGCTCCAATCGCGACCTTGGCCTGGTCATGGCGCTGGCCTGCTGGGTGGTCGGCAACGCCGGTATCCTCTGAGCCCGTTCAGGCTTCGGCCGCCTTGCGCACGGCGGCAAGGATGCGCCTGCGGATGAGCCCGCTCACCGGACGGATCAGCAGCCAGTAAGGCCGGAATTTCCGCCGCGATCCTTCGTCCGGGCAGAACACCCGGGTCCGCGTGGTCAGCCGGTGCGTGCCGCCCGCTTCCGGCGCCAGTTCGAAACCGAGCGCCAGCTTCGGGACACCCGCTTCGCCGAAAGCCCGGAAGGCCGCGCCGCCTGCGATCTGGCGCAGGCCGTAGTCGGCCTGCCAGAACTGCCCCACCAGCCCGTAGACGAGTTCGTGCTCGCCGCGCTCCAGCAGGGTGAAGTTCCGCATTCCGAAAGGCTCTGCACCGCGCCGCCCGGTCAGCCGGGCAGGCACTTCGCGCAAGCCGATCATGATGCGGAAGAACGTATCCTCTTCCGGCCTGTAGGCCGCGACGGCATCGAGGATCGTCGCCGCATCGGCGGCGATCCGGCAGGCGTGAACTTCCGAGAACTGGAAGCGGGGCAGGTAGCCGTCGATGAGCGACACGGCCTATTCCGCCGCCAGCAGTTCCTCGGCGCCGACCAGATCGACGCTGACCAGCCGCGAAACGCCCTTTTCCACCATCGTCACACCGAACAGGCGGTGCATGCGGCTCATCGTCACCGCATTGTGAGTGACGATCAGGTAGCGCGTGTCGGTTTCCTGCGTCATCGCTTCGAGCAGGTCGCAGAAACGCTCGATATTGGCGTCGTCCAGCGGGGCGTCGACTTCGTCCAGCACGCAGATCGGCGCGGGATTGGTGAGGAACAGCGCGAAGATCAGGGCCACGGCGGTCAGTGCCTGTTCGCCGCCCGAAAGCAGCGTCAGCGACTGGAGCCGCTT encodes:
- a CDS encoding PQQ-like beta-propeller repeat protein, yielding MVETKRMTASVFKSSRAKVVPLIALALVAGLSGCKSNSKGPKTPTVGERVPILSRIESGAKVDPSLEAVSVILPPAEANAEWAQAGGNAGKSYGHLALADHPGKVWTAQIAGSTPRARLAAAPVIGEDKLFVMDTAGVVHAFDAKTGAHLWTKDFAVSGDGSQSIFGGGVSYDSGNLYVTTGLGEVAALKAADGSQIWTKKPGGPLRGSPTISFNSVYVISQDNQIFALNAADGNVLWNESGSLSQAGVFGVAAPAAGQGTVIAGYSSGELVAYRYENGRQLWSDALARTSISTEVGSLTDVDADPIIDRGRVYALGQGGRMAAYELVTGQRIWELNLAGISTPIVVGDWVFTLDDHAEILAIARTTGKVRWLTQLARYAKEKKRKGPIFWVGPVLAGNKLWVANSRGEVGTVDPTTGKLTPFVELSDAVSLAPVVANQTLYVLDDSGQISAYR
- a CDS encoding methyltransferase family protein, which encodes MSSAPNSAKDLPPSDVSAGVGLSGLAALLAWLMVCRNWAAIAEALALPGPHAPMSGPYASVATLFVTGTAMALWSVFVDKVHRRPSTGIDWNLRRPLAEAVDVSVTKLAGLWATWALIGVFYCIGRWYWDGQYLFAMEVIGAAALPVFVLSIPYVLWLDRRLIDPRDQAWHFGALLIGRDAWDVEAVKKHGRAWAIKAFFGAFMISILPGGFAQVVEANFGAMVHDPVPLASTVIALLFLIDVQIGTVGYIFTFRPLDAHIRSGNPLLAGWVAALMCYPPFVWGTMGRADVLGYEVNTPGWSYWLAGHDALLWLWAGFMVFLTAVYAWATFAFGLRFSNLTYRGVLTNGPYRFTRHPAYLSKNLFWWTSTLPFLVTSHALTDMVRNTVLLGVVSGIYYWRARTEEAHLLAEDAKYRAYHAWMARNAPITRTLTRLGERLRPKVREPQAAE
- a CDS encoding glutamate--cysteine ligase, with the protein product MSTREVSDREDPVIESLDQLAAPMAAGEKPRDAWRIGTEHEKFVYDTGDHHAPSYAETGGIRDLLMALTEFGWEPIIEGGNVIAMKGSDGTVSLEPAGQLELSGAPLENLHQTCAETGRHLAQVKTIGDRIGKAFLGLGMWPDKTRAELPIMPKGRYDIMLRHMPRVGSMGLDMMLRTCTIQVNLDYSSEADMVKKFRTSLALQPLATALFAASPFTEGKPNGFLSYRSHIWSDTDPARTGMLPFVFEDGFGYERYVDYMLDVPMYFVFRDGKYIDAAGHSFRDFLKGELSVLPGERPRISDWTDHLSTAFPEVRLKSFLEMRGADGGPWGRICALPAFWVGLLYDQAALDAAWDLVKDWDMEGRERLRNSVPKLGLDAPLPQSFRGGGGTLRDIAGEVLNISRSGLASRNRLNAGGDNETGYLEPLAEIVATGKVPAQRLLDLYNGEWGGDLSKVYALKSF
- a CDS encoding 16S rRNA (uracil(1498)-N(3))-methyltransferase, with amino-acid sequence MAATPAWPPRSAPRLFVTGPLAANGSVVIDGGQAHYLSKVMRVAPGDAVILCDDATGEWACAVTSAGKRDVILEVRDHLREREAVPDFWLCAALLKKPNFDLVMEKATELGVARIQPVITRRCVADKLNPERALTIVTEAAEQCARTALPELAGPLKLEALLRDWPEGRTLFFADETGGAPAAAQFAAHAGPAALLVGPEGGFDEEERALIRAHPMARAITLGPRILRGETASIGATALWMATAGDW
- the ubiA gene encoding 4-hydroxybenzoate octaprenyltransferase; its protein translation is MSDSLLVPDTQHRGLISALPAKPRAYAMLARFDRPIGWWLLFWPCAWGVLLAGGEARWGLVLWLLLGSIVMRGAGCVLNDIVDADLDRKVARTATRPVASGQVSVKAAWVWLLSLCAIGLVVLLQLRWQAQLVALGSVALVAAYPFMKRITWWPQAWLGMVFTWGALVGWVEIRGDNLAVIAALYAGSIFWCIGYDTIYALQDREDDAVVGIRSSALRLGNHVRGGVAGFYLLAVAFWALAFWTLRHDWVALVGLLPVALHLGFQVATLDTEDGENALARFRSNRDLGLVMALACWVVGNAGIL